A DNA window from Paenibacillus sp. HWE-109 contains the following coding sequences:
- a CDS encoding YerC/YecD family TrpR-related protein: protein MQLKKLNDKAIDQLFEAILTLKDIEECYVFFDDLCTVNEIQSLSQRLEVARMLRKGCTYNQIEAETGASTATISRVKRCLNYGNDGYVLTLDRLGR from the coding sequence ATGCAATTAAAAAAATTAAACGATAAAGCGATAGACCAGCTTTTTGAAGCGATCCTGACGCTTAAGGATATAGAGGAGTGCTACGTCTTTTTTGATGACTTGTGCACAGTCAATGAGATTCAGTCGCTGTCCCAGCGTCTTGAGGTAGCTCGCATGCTGCGCAAAGGCTGCACATACAACCAGATTGAAGCCGAAACAGGGGCATCCACCGCGACCATATCACGGGTCAAAAGATGCTTAAACTACGGCAACGACGGCTATGTGCTGACACTTGATCGCTTGGGCCGTTAA
- a CDS encoding sirohydrochlorin chelatase: protein MRTYGVLVISHGSRDEGWVQLVDEAVAAVRMPQGIPIYASYLELVEGRLIQDGIYSLEAQGVTDIIVVPLFVSSGSTHIDEISYALGVVEQPLLETDLEPFDIQARIHFTSPIDDDPVIAEIIYDKIKELSESPRQEILLLIGHGSKEKGFHLKWRHGLELLAERLKALGGYDEADVAMLLPDQVNRKMAWWAEKKPGHTVIVAPLFLSEGYFTTKVIPSRMEGFAYTYNGRALLPSPLISKWIEKQIASEISDGEQVMRHDGQKSKTDL, encoded by the coding sequence ATGCGTACATATGGAGTGTTGGTTATAAGCCATGGATCTAGGGATGAAGGCTGGGTTCAGCTCGTCGATGAGGCCGTGGCAGCCGTAAGAATGCCGCAAGGGATTCCGATCTATGCCTCCTATCTGGAGCTCGTGGAAGGGCGGTTAATCCAGGATGGGATCTATAGCTTAGAGGCGCAAGGTGTGACAGACATCATCGTCGTGCCCCTGTTCGTGTCCTCTGGGAGTACACATATTGATGAAATCAGCTATGCGCTGGGGGTTGTGGAACAGCCGCTGCTGGAGACGGATTTGGAGCCTTTCGACATACAGGCGCGCATCCACTTCACATCGCCGATCGATGACGATCCCGTTATTGCTGAGATTATTTATGACAAAATCAAAGAACTGTCCGAATCCCCCCGTCAGGAGATCCTCTTATTGATCGGTCACGGGAGCAAGGAAAAAGGGTTCCATCTGAAATGGCGTCACGGCCTCGAACTGCTGGCAGAGCGGCTGAAAGCTCTCGGCGGTTACGATGAGGCGGATGTCGCTATGCTTTTGCCGGATCAAGTGAACAGGAAGATGGCGTGGTGGGCTGAGAAGAAGCCCGGGCATACCGTTATTGTGGCACCGCTTTTCCTTAGTGAAGGCTATTTCACAACGAAAGTTATCCCTTCTCGTATGGAGGGTTTCGCATATACATATAATGGACGGGCATTGCTGCCTAGTCCGCTAATTTCCAAATGGATCGAGAAGCAGATAGCTTCCGAAATATCAGACGGCGAACAGGTGATGAGACACGATGGTCAAAAGAGCAAGACTGATCTATAA
- a CDS encoding diacylglycerol kinase, whose amino-acid sequence MVKRARLIYNPTSGREEMKKRLPEILQRLERGGFETSTHATIGEGDATLAAAHAVSRGFDLIIAAGGDGTLCEVVNGMAEREGRPPLGILPLGTTNDFARALGIPKNLEQACDLIVQQYTTDIDVGKINNRYFINIAGGGSMTELTYEVPSKLKTMIGQLAYYMKGLEKLPRLKPIELYVKAGEMEFHDEVMMFLVGNSNSVGGFEKLAPDASMNDGLFDVLILRKCNLAEFIRVVTLALRGEHLSDPNLIYFQTNHIEINSPDYVQLNLDGEFGGTLPCVMTNLQSHLQIIVDQSGQSIYKKTLLETLTTPFHLKGPVDDGHREE is encoded by the coding sequence ATGGTCAAAAGAGCAAGACTGATCTATAATCCGACTTCTGGCCGGGAGGAAATGAAAAAGCGTCTGCCCGAAATCTTGCAGCGCCTCGAGCGCGGCGGATTCGAGACATCCACCCACGCCACCATTGGCGAAGGGGATGCTACCCTGGCGGCGGCTCATGCCGTTAGCCGTGGGTTCGATTTAATCATTGCAGCGGGCGGAGACGGCACCCTGTGCGAAGTCGTTAACGGCATGGCCGAACGCGAAGGAAGACCGCCGCTGGGCATTCTGCCGCTGGGGACGACCAACGATTTTGCCCGTGCGCTAGGCATTCCGAAGAACCTGGAACAGGCCTGCGACCTGATCGTGCAGCAGTACACCACCGACATTGATGTAGGCAAAATCAACAACCGCTACTTCATCAACATCGCCGGCGGCGGCTCGATGACCGAGCTGACGTACGAAGTTCCAAGCAAACTCAAAACGATGATCGGCCAACTGGCCTATTATATGAAGGGACTAGAGAAGCTGCCTAGACTCAAGCCTATCGAGCTCTACGTCAAAGCCGGCGAAATGGAATTCCATGACGAAGTCATGATGTTCCTTGTCGGCAATTCCAACTCCGTCGGCGGCTTCGAGAAGCTGGCCCCGGATGCGAGCATGAATGACGGTCTGTTCGACGTCCTGATTCTGCGCAAATGCAACCTCGCGGAATTCATTCGCGTGGTTACGCTCGCGCTGCGCGGTGAGCATCTGAGCGACCCGAATCTGATTTATTTTCAGACCAATCATATTGAGATCAATTCGCCGGACTACGTCCAGTTGAACCTCGATGGCGAGTTCGGCGGCACACTGCCATGCGTCATGACGAATTTGCAAAGTCATTTGCAGATCATTGTGGATCAATCGGGGCAGTCGATTTATAAGAAGACGCTGCTGGAAACGTTGACTACGCCGTTTCATTTGAAGGGGCCTGTGGATGATGGGCATAGGGAAGAATAG
- the rlmD gene encoding 23S rRNA (uracil(1939)-C(5))-methyltransferase RlmD, with translation MKDKRSSGSRPGKHREQSGKPAGNRSGQQAGRAAVAAVKAAPAWMADLPVQIGQQYEAEIMGINHDGEGVGRVNGFTLFVAGALPGERALVRVNHLKKQYGYAALVEVLEASPDRVKPDCVIYEECGGCQLQHLSYEAQLRVKRQQVVDNLVRIGKLTVASESNEEGIIVHPTLGMTDPWRYRNKAQVPFGEERGGLIGGFYAQGSHRIIDMEACLIQHESNDEVVARVKEIGSRLGIRAYREETGLGLLRHVVVKVGFRTGELMVVLVTNGSVIPRVDEWIAGIREALPAVVSICHNINVRQTNVIFGDETRVLWGSEVIYDYIGDVKFAISARSFYQVNPVQTEVLYGKALEYAALTGGETVVDAYCGIGTISLFLAQRAGQVYGVEIVEEAIADARKNAELNGMTNVHFEAGPAEVVLPEWTRQGVRPDVIVVDPPRKGCDPALLATILELQPRRVVYVSCSASTLARDLRVLVDGGYGVAEVTPVDMFPHTTHVECVVRIYRED, from the coding sequence ATGAAAGATAAACGCAGTTCTGGCTCTCGGCCAGGTAAACATAGAGAACAGAGTGGGAAGCCCGCAGGGAATAGATCGGGGCAACAGGCGGGAAGAGCAGCCGTGGCGGCTGTGAAGGCAGCGCCCGCTTGGATGGCAGATCTGCCGGTGCAGATCGGGCAGCAATATGAGGCTGAGATCATGGGGATTAACCATGATGGCGAAGGGGTAGGTCGTGTGAATGGCTTTACCCTTTTTGTTGCGGGTGCGCTGCCGGGTGAGCGTGCACTGGTGCGGGTGAACCATTTGAAGAAGCAGTATGGTTATGCTGCGCTTGTGGAAGTGCTGGAAGCGAGTCCGGATCGGGTTAAACCGGATTGCGTGATCTATGAGGAGTGCGGCGGCTGCCAGTTGCAGCATCTCAGCTATGAAGCTCAGCTTCGGGTGAAGCGGCAGCAGGTGGTCGATAATTTGGTGCGGATTGGGAAGCTGACGGTTGCTAGCGAATCCAATGAAGAGGGCATTATTGTTCATCCCACACTTGGCATGACCGATCCTTGGCGTTACCGGAACAAAGCTCAAGTTCCTTTCGGGGAAGAGCGCGGCGGCCTCATCGGCGGCTTCTATGCACAAGGCAGCCATCGCATCATCGACATGGAGGCGTGCTTGATTCAACATGAGTCCAACGACGAAGTCGTGGCTCGGGTGAAAGAGATCGGCTCACGTCTTGGCATCCGCGCTTATCGCGAAGAGACGGGCCTCGGACTACTGCGCCACGTCGTCGTCAAAGTCGGCTTCCGCACGGGTGAGCTCATGGTCGTCCTCGTGACCAATGGCAGTGTGATACCTCGCGTGGATGAGTGGATTGCTGGCATTCGCGAAGCGCTGCCTGCTGTTGTAAGCATTTGTCATAACATTAATGTGAGGCAGACGAATGTTATTTTTGGAGACGAGACTCGCGTCCTGTGGGGCAGCGAAGTCATCTATGACTATATCGGCGATGTGAAATTTGCAATTTCCGCGCGATCGTTCTATCAAGTGAATCCCGTGCAGACGGAAGTCTTGTACGGGAAGGCTTTGGAGTACGCCGCGCTGACAGGCGGCGAGACGGTGGTCGATGCCTACTGCGGCATCGGCACGATCTCCCTGTTCCTGGCGCAGCGCGCGGGACAGGTGTACGGCGTCGAGATCGTCGAAGAGGCGATCGCGGACGCCCGCAAGAATGCCGAGTTAAACGGCATGACGAACGTGCACTTCGAGGCAGGACCCGCCGAGGTCGTCCTGCCCGAGTGGACACGCCAGGGCGTCCGGCCTGACGTGATCGTCGTCGACCCGCCGCGCAAGGGCTGCGACCCGGCGCTGCTCGCGACGATCCTCGAGCTGCAGCCGCGGCGCGTTGTGTACGTGTCGTGCAGCGCATCGACACTCGCGCGCGACTTGCGCGTGCTCGTCGATGGCGGATACGGCGTCGCGGAGGTGACGCCGGTGGATATGTTCCCGCATACGACACATGTGGAGTGCGTGGTAAGGATATATCGGGAGGATTAA